The Lewinellaceae bacterium genome includes a region encoding these proteins:
- a CDS encoding sigma-70 family RNA polymerase sigma factor — protein sequence MEYRKYSDYDLIGMAVKGREYAYSEIYRRHKSYVSNVVGKFIDDPEDRTEIVQDVFLKAFINLDKFQFSSKFTTWIYTIASRESLNYLSDKKRYIRLKKELEGHLISNKLTTYAQNTDRVLDNQAIKMILSEEVDQDNATLLNLFYLQDKTIEMISNLTGFTLSNVKVKLCRARKEFKTVLTNRFGTEVETLRYIN from the coding sequence ATGGAATATCGCAAATATTCTGATTACGACCTTATTGGCATGGCCGTAAAAGGCAGAGAGTATGCCTATTCTGAAATATACCGTCGCCATAAATCTTACGTTTCCAATGTGGTGGGCAAATTTATCGATGATCCGGAAGACAGGACAGAAATAGTCCAGGACGTATTCCTCAAAGCTTTTATAAACCTGGATAAATTCCAGTTCTCCAGCAAATTCACTACCTGGATCTATACCATCGCTTCCAGAGAAAGCCTCAATTACCTGTCCGACAAAAAAAGATACATACGGCTAAAAAAGGAACTGGAGGGACATTTGATCTCCAACAAATTGACCACCTATGCTCAAAATACTGACAGAGTGCTTGATAATCAGGCTATTAAAATGATCTTAAGCGAAGAAGTAGATCAGGATAATGCCACTTTGCTGAACCTTTTTTACCTCCAGGACAAAACGATTGAGATGATCTCCAACCTGACCGGCTTTACCTTGTCAAATGTAAAAGTAAAGTTATGTAGGGCAAGAAAAGAGTTTAAAACCGTCCTGACGAACCGTTTTGGAACAGAAGTGGAAACATTACGTTACATCAATTGA
- a CDS encoding carboxypeptidase-like regulatory domain-containing protein has translation MKSIKLLLTITCLFLTTVIFGQSDPQNHVVISGKVHEPKGDPAISVSLQIENTYEGTYTDIDGAFVFHSFQRDSQVLVVYSLEYKRQEIPIFIGDKDSLYFDIQVEKGAVSIDDVMVLGIKNFKTSDKQKTNVLNQLEILTIATDANVMSAFRALPGVQPIGESSGLFIRGGTNNETQTFIDGLRVDKFSNSSPKNMASSSRFSPNMFQGSFFSSGGYSALYGQATSGALILETTDLPVKSSADLGISPLFLQGGAQLLSNDAKSTYGATFNYLNLGLVFDVLPLNTDFIKAPEMLDITFNYKRKTGPAGMLKYYGSVGANRMAIQNHDLDNTGLLNQTTLQNKYLFSQATYTNVFPSDWKIYLGAGFSANYDNFGFTSIIEDNEHDTVSDISIGQDAALLQLRTVLSRNFKKSKLDFGGDYQQSLNTEEEESNSDRLQDRYASLFAEYEQLVGSRWSFRAGARAEHFSLNDQITLAPRFTTTYMLNKNEQVYGSYGIFYQKPEYKYLYLKKDLDLYKSAHYILGYKKGTNYRYFRLEAFRKDYENLVKYTPEINSTGDGYAQGVELYWKDKKTLKVIEYWLSYSYLDTKRDYLNYPIAAQPTFASNHVVSLTLKKYFPKQSVNFGMTYTYANGRPYFNPNQPDEFFLSDRTKDYHNINLNLAYLPKIGNSFSVIVLTVSNLLGTEQVFGYEYSSTDYSKRRAILPTNDTFVFLGFFMNFGIDRTHDIIDRELN, from the coding sequence ATGAAATCAATAAAATTATTACTCACAATAACCTGTTTGTTCCTGACCACCGTAATTTTTGGACAATCCGACCCTCAAAATCATGTTGTCATTTCCGGAAAAGTCCATGAACCGAAAGGAGACCCCGCCATCAGTGTCAGTCTGCAGATAGAAAATACCTACGAAGGGACTTACACGGATATCGATGGAGCATTCGTCTTCCATTCCTTCCAAAGAGACAGCCAGGTGCTTGTAGTTTATTCGCTGGAATATAAAAGACAGGAAATTCCGATTTTCATCGGGGATAAGGATTCACTCTATTTTGATATCCAGGTAGAAAAAGGCGCGGTAAGCATTGATGATGTGATGGTGCTCGGAATTAAAAATTTCAAAACTAGTGACAAACAAAAAACCAACGTACTGAATCAGCTGGAAATCCTGACCATTGCCACGGATGCAAACGTCATGAGTGCATTCAGGGCTTTGCCGGGAGTCCAGCCGATCGGTGAGAGCAGCGGATTATTCATCAGGGGTGGAACCAACAATGAAACCCAGACCTTTATCGATGGGCTGAGAGTGGACAAATTTTCCAACAGCAGTCCAAAGAATATGGCTTCATCGAGCCGGTTTTCCCCCAATATGTTCCAGGGATCATTCTTTAGTTCGGGAGGATATTCAGCCCTCTACGGGCAAGCCACTTCGGGGGCGTTGATCCTCGAGACAACAGACCTTCCGGTAAAAAGCAGTGCAGATCTTGGAATAAGCCCGCTGTTCTTACAAGGAGGAGCCCAGCTGCTCAGCAATGACGCCAAAAGTACCTATGGGGCCACCTTTAATTACCTCAATCTGGGATTGGTTTTTGATGTACTTCCGTTAAACACAGACTTCATCAAAGCCCCGGAAATGCTGGACATTACCTTCAACTACAAACGTAAAACAGGGCCAGCCGGCATGCTGAAATACTACGGAAGTGTTGGCGCCAACAGGATGGCCATACAAAACCATGACCTCGATAATACAGGACTGCTGAACCAGACAACCCTTCAAAATAAGTATTTATTCTCCCAGGCAACCTATACCAATGTTTTTCCATCGGACTGGAAGATATACCTGGGGGCCGGCTTTTCAGCCAATTATGACAACTTTGGGTTTACCTCCATCATTGAGGATAATGAGCATGATACCGTCTCCGATATTTCAATAGGCCAGGATGCTGCGCTACTGCAATTGCGGACGGTTTTATCACGGAATTTCAAAAAATCAAAACTGGATTTCGGAGGCGATTACCAGCAGTCCCTGAATACTGAAGAGGAAGAAAGTAATTCCGATAGGTTGCAGGACCGATACGCCTCGCTTTTTGCAGAATATGAACAACTCGTCGGATCACGATGGAGCTTCAGGGCAGGGGCTCGTGCAGAACACTTTTCGCTAAATGACCAGATAACCTTAGCGCCAAGATTCACCACTACCTATATGCTCAACAAAAATGAACAGGTGTACGGTTCGTATGGTATTTTTTACCAAAAGCCGGAATATAAATACCTCTACCTCAAGAAGGATCTGGACCTGTACAAGAGTGCTCATTATATTCTTGGGTATAAAAAAGGAACGAACTATCGCTACTTCCGCCTGGAAGCTTTCCGCAAAGACTATGAAAACCTCGTAAAGTACACGCCGGAAATCAACAGCACGGGAGACGGATACGCCCAGGGAGTGGAATTGTATTGGAAAGACAAAAAAACACTGAAGGTCATCGAATACTGGCTGTCCTATTCATACCTCGACACCAAAAGGGACTACCTCAACTACCCCATTGCCGCTCAACCGACTTTTGCGAGCAACCATGTGGTTTCGTTGACCCTGAAGAAGTATTTTCCAAAACAATCCGTGAATTTCGGAATGACCTACACTTACGCCAACGGACGACCCTACTTCAACCCCAACCAACCGGATGAATTTTTCCTGTCAGACAGGACTAAAGATTATCACAACATTAACTTAAACTTAGCCTACCTGCCCAAAATAGGCAACAGCTTTTCGGTAATTGTACTGACGGTTTCGAACTTACTGGGAACAGAACAGGTGTTTGGTTATGAATACAGTTCAACAGACTACTCAAAACGAAGGGCTATCCTGCCCACCAACGATACTTTCGTTTTCCTGGGCTTCTTCATGAACTTCGGGATAGACAGAACACATGATATCATCGACAGAGAATTAAATTAA
- a CDS encoding acyl-CoA thioesterase, with protein sequence MSIKTLSATAEVAVRFNEVDSYEIVWHGNYAIYFEEGRTYFGKKFNIDYADFLAQDIFVPITKMEVEYLRPLVYGQKILVETTFEDSKAAKVIFNYKIRDAANKQLLSRGRTEQAMLNERRELYYTIPPFFKTWKEKWLH encoded by the coding sequence ATGAGCATAAAAACTTTAAGTGCAACGGCAGAAGTAGCGGTCAGATTCAATGAAGTGGATTCCTACGAGATCGTCTGGCATGGAAATTATGCCATCTATTTCGAAGAAGGAAGAACTTATTTTGGCAAAAAATTCAACATAGATTATGCGGACTTTTTGGCGCAGGACATTTTTGTGCCCATTACCAAAATGGAAGTAGAATACCTGCGCCCGCTAGTCTATGGCCAAAAGATCCTGGTGGAAACCACCTTTGAGGATTCCAAAGCTGCCAAAGTGATCTTCAACTACAAGATCCGGGATGCCGCCAACAAGCAATTGCTCAGCAGAGGCCGCACCGAACAGGCAATGTTGAATGAACGACGCGAACTTTATTACACGATTCCACCTTTTTTTAAAACCTGGAAGGAAAAATGGCTACATTAA
- a CDS encoding beta-ketoacyl synthase, giving the protein MATLNQDKATILLGDCIISPLGFSSEKNFENILKGVSALKAHRFPFSNQEYWAGVIAETRVDNAFKKIGVPSKYSKLEKMSILAIREAAQKSDLDLTDHDTLLIYCTTKGNIDLLDKNKESDLPSERVLLPELARSIADFFNMQHRPIVVSSACISGLLGVIIADRFLKQGRWKNIVVAAGDLVSQFTLSGFDSFNALDEETCKPFGKDRKGINIGEAAAALVLTLAEQDDKQKIQVVKGAVSNDANHISAPSRTGNGLFQCIEKVLQSETDEVNTPDFISAHGTATLYNDAMESWAIHRSELSEVPMHSLKPYFGHTLGASGLLESILAVYSLRHNQLIPIKGFTESDVPQKITPIREVTEKPLYSCLKTSSGFGGCNAAVLFQKMT; this is encoded by the coding sequence ATGGCTACATTAAATCAAGACAAAGCGACTATACTTTTGGGAGACTGCATTATTAGTCCCCTGGGATTTTCCTCGGAGAAGAATTTCGAAAACATTTTAAAAGGGGTTTCCGCTTTAAAAGCACACCGTTTTCCTTTCTCCAACCAGGAATATTGGGCGGGAGTCATTGCTGAAACCCGGGTGGACAATGCCTTTAAGAAAATCGGAGTTCCCTCAAAGTATAGCAAACTTGAAAAAATGAGCATTCTTGCCATCCGGGAGGCCGCGCAAAAAAGTGACCTGGACCTGACCGATCACGACACCCTTTTGATCTACTGCACCACCAAAGGCAATATTGATCTGTTGGATAAAAATAAAGAAAGTGACCTTCCTTCAGAAAGGGTGTTGTTGCCGGAACTGGCCAGGTCTATAGCGGATTTTTTCAATATGCAACACCGGCCAATAGTGGTTTCAAGTGCCTGTATTTCTGGATTATTGGGGGTAATTATCGCGGACAGGTTTTTAAAACAGGGCAGATGGAAAAATATAGTGGTGGCAGCAGGTGACCTGGTTTCTCAATTCACACTCTCGGGCTTTGATTCTTTCAATGCCCTGGATGAAGAAACGTGCAAACCATTTGGCAAAGACAGGAAAGGCATCAACATAGGGGAAGCAGCAGCAGCGCTGGTACTCACCCTGGCCGAACAAGATGATAAACAAAAAATCCAGGTGGTAAAGGGAGCTGTTTCCAACGATGCCAACCATATTTCAGCTCCTTCAAGGACGGGAAACGGATTGTTTCAATGCATTGAAAAAGTGTTGCAATCCGAAACCGACGAGGTCAATACCCCTGATTTTATCTCTGCTCACGGAACGGCAACATTGTATAACGATGCCATGGAATCCTGGGCAATCCACCGGTCTGAGTTGAGCGAAGTGCCCATGCACAGTTTGAAACCTTACTTCGGTCATACCCTGGGCGCTAGCGGATTACTGGAATCCATCCTGGCCGTTTATTCACTCAGACACAACCAACTGATTCCGATCAAAGGATTCACCGAAAGCGATGTTCCCCAAAAGATCACGCCCATTCGGGAAGTCACGGAAAAACCATTGTACAGTTGCCTCAAAACATCCTCCGGATTTGGGGGGTGCAATGCAGCCGTACTTTTTCAAAAGATGACATAA
- a CDS encoding 3-oxoacyl-ACP synthase, with the protein MENLTNISHCRITRSSILLDGKTVFKAERSFSDLSEFFKSVYRALGMDYKKFFKMDTLSQAAIIGTEYLNNTTGFNQRYKEDEIGIVFGNRSSSLTTDVNYQSTISDFPSPGLFVYTLPNISIGEVAIRHRISGENVFFVLDNYDDELFEQYVDILMSNQSLKCCIAGWIETNEKDPDIHFTLVEKQGDS; encoded by the coding sequence ATGGAAAATTTAACAAATATATCTCATTGCAGGATCACCAGGTCTTCCATTTTACTCGATGGAAAAACGGTTTTTAAAGCAGAAAGATCATTTTCTGACCTCAGTGAATTCTTTAAATCGGTTTACCGGGCACTCGGGATGGACTACAAAAAATTTTTTAAGATGGATACATTAAGCCAGGCCGCCATTATTGGCACAGAATATTTGAATAATACCACAGGGTTTAATCAAAGATACAAGGAGGATGAAATCGGCATTGTTTTCGGTAACAGAAGCTCCAGCCTTACTACTGATGTGAACTATCAGTCAACCATCTCTGATTTTCCAAGCCCGGGATTGTTTGTTTATACCCTGCCCAATATTTCCATCGGGGAAGTAGCCATCAGGCACAGGATATCAGGGGAGAACGTGTTCTTTGTGCTGGACAATTATGACGACGAACTCTTTGAACAATACGTGGATATCCTCATGAGCAACCAATCCCTGAAATGCTGCATTGCCGGCTGGATTGAGACAAATGAAAAAGATCCGGATATTCATTTCACCCTGGTGGAAAAACAGGGCGATTCATAA
- a CDS encoding acyl carrier protein — translation MTNLIENLKSQIIEELCLDVNPSEINPTDPLFGEGLGLDSIDGLEMVVLVEKYYGIKIESNENMQDIFASVQSLAQFIQSHTTAEA, via the coding sequence ATGACTAATTTAATCGAAAATCTGAAATCTCAAATTATTGAAGAATTATGCCTTGATGTAAACCCATCAGAAATTAACCCTACCGATCCTTTGTTTGGAGAAGGACTGGGACTGGATTCCATCGATGGCCTGGAAATGGTGGTACTCGTAGAAAAATACTACGGCATTAAAATCGAGAGCAATGAAAATATGCAGGATATTTTTGCCAGCGTACAATCCCTGGCGCAGTTCATCCAGAGCCATACCACTGCCGAAGCATAA
- a CDS encoding beta-ketoacyl-[acyl-carrier-protein] synthase family protein produces the protein MAKKVFITGMGVVCSLGMNKHELREALLQGKSGVSHMEILSTKHRGTFPVGEIKWTDEELSRLTGTKRKDINRTSLLGLIAAREAVEKIHIPTDNFRLGLISGTTVGGMDFTEKYYSDFMRHKKTKNFIQKNDCGFGTEFIAGELGNVDFFTTVTTACSSSLNSMIMGANMIQSGKLDAAIVGGTDALSKFTINGFNSLLLLDREVCRPFDDSRNGINLGEGAAFLVIESEASLQKTGNRPIAVFDGFGNANDAYHPGAISDNGYGIQLSMQKAIHSTGLPADQIDYVLTHGTATKNNDVTEGAAIKAVFGENTPAFCSLKSSIGHTLGASGAINAAISLLAMETKSVFPNRNFTTLIPELGIKPVESLTRLPHLDHVLVNAVGMGGFCSSVVISSIS, from the coding sequence ATGGCAAAAAAAGTGTTTATAACAGGCATGGGTGTCGTTTGTTCGCTGGGAATGAATAAACACGAACTCAGAGAAGCTTTGTTACAAGGAAAATCAGGGGTGAGCCATATGGAGATCCTCAGTACCAAACATAGAGGTACCTTCCCCGTCGGCGAGATCAAATGGACCGACGAGGAGCTGTCCAGGCTGACCGGGACTAAACGCAAGGACATCAACCGGACCAGCCTGCTGGGATTAATCGCCGCCAGGGAGGCGGTGGAGAAAATCCATATTCCTACAGATAATTTCAGGCTGGGGCTGATTTCCGGAACAACAGTTGGAGGAATGGATTTTACGGAAAAGTATTATTCCGATTTCATGCGGCATAAAAAGACCAAAAATTTCATTCAGAAAAATGATTGCGGCTTCGGAACCGAATTTATCGCAGGAGAACTGGGAAATGTTGACTTTTTCACCACAGTGACCACCGCCTGTTCCTCCTCCCTCAATTCAATGATCATGGGAGCCAATATGATCCAGAGCGGAAAGCTGGATGCTGCCATCGTTGGGGGGACTGACGCGCTTTCCAAATTCACCATCAACGGCTTCAATTCCCTGTTGCTGCTCGACAGAGAAGTATGCCGGCCTTTTGACGATTCGCGGAACGGCATCAACCTGGGAGAAGGTGCAGCCTTCCTGGTCATAGAATCCGAGGCGTCTTTGCAAAAGACGGGCAACAGGCCCATCGCCGTATTCGACGGTTTTGGTAATGCCAATGACGCCTACCATCCAGGAGCTATCTCCGACAATGGTTATGGCATCCAGCTGTCCATGCAAAAAGCCATCCACAGTACCGGATTGCCTGCCGATCAGATTGATTATGTGCTGACACACGGTACTGCCACCAAAAACAATGATGTGACGGAAGGAGCAGCCATCAAGGCTGTATTTGGAGAAAACACTCCTGCATTTTGTTCCCTGAAATCCAGCATCGGACATACACTCGGTGCTTCCGGGGCAATCAATGCCGCCATCAGTCTGCTGGCGATGGAAACGAAGAGTGTTTTTCCCAATCGCAACTTCACCACCCTGATTCCCGAACTGGGCATCAAACCGGTGGAATCCCTCACCCGGCTCCCGCATCTGGATCACGTACTGGTCAATGCAGTGGGCATGGGAGGATTTTGCAGCAGTGTGGTTATTTCATCTATTTCCTAA
- a CDS encoding AMP-binding protein, whose amino-acid sequence MKIPEIERQSTDKIRVFQTQQLKNLLVYLKERSPFYGRLFDHYGIDEHSVQTLDDLNNLPFTTKEDLQAFNKDFYCVPREQIIDYACTSGTSGQPVTVVLTEKDMDRLAYNEAVSLACTGGDEHELYQLCTTIDKRFMAGLAYAMGTRKLGAGLIRMGSANPAMQWNAILSEEPTALIIVPSFLLKLIEYAELHNIDYQNSSVKKAICIGESIRDLGFEYNALGRRIKEKWNIELYSTYASTEMGAAFTECEAQKGGHHHPELLIMEVVDKAGHPVPDGAPGELVITTLGLEGMPLLRFKTGDVCVAYSEPCSCGRNTKRLSPIIGRKQQMLKFRGTTLFVPAIYNTLNAIPGVKNYQVEVKSNAEGIDDVLILIGTDDRDEEIRHEIIECLRTNLRVTPNILIKPKKEVHNLLFPNGNRKPIVFVDKRNISYSLV is encoded by the coding sequence ATGAAGATTCCCGAAATCGAAAGACAGTCAACGGATAAGATTCGAGTTTTTCAGACACAGCAGCTGAAAAACCTGTTGGTCTATCTCAAAGAACGTTCCCCTTTCTACGGCAGGTTGTTCGATCATTACGGGATCGATGAACATTCGGTTCAAACCCTGGATGATTTGAATAACCTGCCTTTCACCACCAAGGAAGACCTCCAGGCGTTCAACAAAGATTTTTATTGTGTGCCGCGTGAACAAATAATTGATTACGCCTGCACTTCGGGCACCTCAGGCCAGCCGGTCACGGTGGTGCTTACGGAAAAAGATATGGATCGACTGGCTTATAATGAAGCCGTTTCCCTGGCATGCACCGGCGGAGATGAACACGAACTTTACCAACTATGCACCACCATAGACAAACGGTTCATGGCCGGGCTGGCCTACGCCATGGGCACCCGAAAACTCGGGGCCGGGCTCATTCGCATGGGCAGCGCCAACCCCGCCATGCAGTGGAATGCCATACTCAGTGAGGAGCCGACCGCCCTCATCATCGTACCGTCCTTTTTGCTAAAACTAATAGAATACGCCGAACTCCATAACATAGATTACCAAAACTCATCCGTAAAAAAAGCGATATGCATCGGAGAAAGCATTCGGGATCTGGGCTTCGAATACAATGCCCTGGGCCGGCGCATCAAAGAAAAATGGAATATAGAACTCTATTCCACCTACGCCTCTACGGAGATGGGAGCCGCATTCACGGAGTGTGAAGCCCAGAAGGGCGGTCACCACCACCCGGAATTACTCATCATGGAGGTGGTGGATAAAGCAGGCCATCCCGTTCCCGACGGTGCTCCGGGTGAGCTGGTCATCACCACCCTGGGGCTGGAGGGCATGCCATTGCTAAGGTTTAAAACCGGCGACGTCTGTGTAGCCTATAGCGAGCCCTGCTCTTGTGGCAGGAACACCAAAAGACTCAGCCCCATCATCGGGCGCAAACAGCAGATGCTCAAATTCAGGGGCACCACCCTGTTCGTCCCGGCCATTTACAACACCCTGAATGCCATACCCGGTGTAAAAAACTACCAGGTTGAAGTCAAAAGTAATGCTGAAGGAATTGATGATGTATTGATTCTCATTGGTACAGATGACCGGGACGAGGAGATCCGTCATGAAATCATCGAATGTCTGCGGACCAACCTCAGGGTCACCCCAAATATCCTGATTAAACCGAAGAAGGAAGTGCATAACCTGCTCTTCCCCAACGGTAACCGCAAACCCATAGTCTTTGTCGACAAAAGGAATATTTCTTATAGTCTGGTTTAA
- a CDS encoding class I SAM-dependent methyltransferase yields MQAIQLQQQTEEQFILGTAQYYKGVETINLFTSSLLLNAFQQAGFFNHAGEKIEIAEFRGRILKSERHLRLFFALLDILERHEYLEVDQNILKVTPKATAATTKSQIERLLNVEQHDLTEDPLINDHLWPIASFTREILGNIFEVITEQKVYLEVLFPNNDFSKVERIYRDNVQTYQNLKLAEAVRDKVEKLITLNPGKKIKLLEVGSGTGMGTLKVLEYIKPFGEHLEFWFTDISTGFTRRAKKKFSNDYPFMQFGGLDISKPIADQGFNKEDIDILFCTNVVHATPYIMDVFTNLEYLLKDGGWLFVNDLSKRLDWTTVIFGLTEGWWFFKDPEYRIAHSPILSREKFEEIFEQFGFEQISSTGLDIIDRSDYPQSIISGVLNRKK; encoded by the coding sequence ATGCAAGCGATACAATTACAACAGCAAACGGAAGAGCAGTTTATTTTAGGTACGGCACAGTATTACAAAGGAGTAGAAACAATCAATTTATTTACTTCTTCCCTTTTGCTAAACGCTTTTCAGCAAGCTGGATTTTTTAACCACGCCGGCGAAAAAATAGAGATCGCCGAATTTAGGGGCCGCATTTTAAAATCTGAAAGGCACTTGCGTTTATTTTTTGCTTTGCTGGACATCCTGGAACGTCACGAATACTTGGAGGTTGACCAGAATATACTAAAGGTTACTCCAAAAGCCACCGCAGCAACTACAAAAAGCCAAATTGAACGACTGTTAAATGTGGAACAACATGACCTCACGGAAGACCCGCTAATCAATGACCATCTTTGGCCGATAGCGAGCTTCACCAGGGAAATTCTCGGTAACATTTTCGAAGTAATCACCGAGCAAAAAGTATACCTCGAAGTTTTGTTTCCCAACAATGATTTTTCAAAAGTCGAAAGAATTTACCGCGACAATGTTCAGACCTACCAGAACCTCAAACTTGCTGAAGCGGTCCGGGACAAGGTAGAAAAACTGATCACCCTCAACCCCGGGAAAAAGATCAAACTGCTGGAAGTCGGTTCGGGTACCGGTATGGGAACCCTGAAAGTACTTGAGTATATAAAACCATTCGGCGAACACCTGGAATTCTGGTTCACCGATATAAGCACCGGGTTTACCCGGAGAGCCAAAAAGAAATTTTCGAACGATTATCCTTTCATGCAATTTGGTGGATTAGACATCAGCAAACCCATTGCAGATCAAGGATTTAATAAAGAAGACATCGATATTCTATTCTGTACCAATGTGGTGCATGCGACCCCGTATATCATGGACGTATTCACCAACCTGGAGTACCTTTTAAAAGATGGTGGCTGGCTCTTTGTCAACGATCTCTCAAAAAGACTCGACTGGACGACGGTGATCTTCGGACTTACGGAAGGCTGGTGGTTTTTCAAAGACCCCGAATACCGGATTGCTCACTCCCCGATCTTGTCAAGGGAAAAATTTGAAGAAATTTTCGAACAATTCGGTTTCGAACAGATCAGCTCCACTGGACTGGATATTATCGACCGGTCAGATTACCCGCAGAGTATCATCTCGGGGGTTTTGAACCGCAAAAAATGA
- a CDS encoding aromatic amino acid lyase: MVLAANGTTQQTAVTIGNGFLRIDDIERLVLDGSPLSLSAQGLEKVEKCFQFLSDFSRSKVIYGINTGFGPMAQYKIEDDDLVELQYNLVRSHCSGSGQVVRPAFIKALMIIRLNTMMKGHSGVHPDLLHLLTELINNDVLPNIYEHGGLGASGDLVQLAHLGLCLIGEGKVRINGKEKQAKEAFETLGLKPAQFHIREGLSILNGTSAMTGYGAINLIESRNLLKWATLASAMIIEIVQSYDDYYSHELNGVKHHPGQQDIATNLRKILEDSQLLKKREVHLYQGETKEKIFEEKVQEYYSIRCVPQILGPILETIEEAVRIVENEMNSASDNPIIDAERQNVFHGGNFHGDYVSLEMDKLKIAVSKMSMLIERQLNFLLNDQLNKILPPFANLGILGLNLGMQGAQFVATSTTAENQTLSYPMYLHSIPSNKDNQDIVSMGANAALITQKVIQNTYEIAAVLFGTIIQSIDYLNIQDKMSACTRSLYEDLRKTIPAFEDDIIMYEFTHKVAEFLKEQDVDAYLPA, translated from the coding sequence ATGGTATTAGCAGCAAACGGGACCACCCAACAGACAGCCGTAACAATAGGCAATGGGTTTTTAAGGATTGATGACATTGAACGACTGGTACTTGACGGCTCCCCCCTTTCGCTTTCGGCACAAGGCCTTGAAAAGGTGGAAAAATGTTTCCAGTTTTTATCAGACTTTTCCAGGTCCAAAGTCATCTACGGGATCAATACGGGATTCGGACCTATGGCTCAATATAAAATAGAGGATGATGACCTTGTGGAGCTCCAGTACAATCTTGTCAGAAGCCATTGTTCCGGGTCGGGTCAGGTAGTCAGACCAGCGTTTATAAAAGCGTTGATGATCATCAGGCTCAACACGATGATGAAAGGACATTCTGGTGTGCATCCCGATTTGTTGCATTTGTTAACCGAACTCATCAACAACGATGTTTTGCCTAATATCTACGAGCATGGCGGACTGGGAGCCAGCGGCGACCTTGTACAACTTGCCCACCTGGGATTGTGCCTGATCGGCGAAGGTAAGGTAAGGATAAACGGGAAAGAAAAACAAGCTAAAGAAGCTTTTGAAACCCTTGGATTAAAGCCTGCACAATTTCACATCAGGGAAGGATTATCCATCCTCAACGGCACCTCCGCGATGACCGGCTACGGAGCCATCAACCTGATCGAAAGCAGAAACCTGCTGAAATGGGCGACCCTGGCTTCGGCCATGATCATAGAGATCGTGCAATCCTACGACGACTATTATTCACACGAACTAAACGGAGTGAAACACCACCCCGGACAACAGGATATTGCCACGAACCTCAGGAAAATCCTGGAAGACAGCCAGCTCCTGAAAAAACGGGAAGTTCATCTCTACCAGGGAGAAACCAAGGAAAAGATTTTTGAAGAAAAGGTCCAGGAGTACTATTCTATCCGATGTGTACCCCAGATACTGGGCCCCATCCTAGAAACCATTGAAGAAGCCGTGAGGATAGTGGAAAACGAGATGAATTCAGCCAGCGATAACCCCATCATTGATGCGGAAAGACAAAATGTTTTCCATGGCGGAAATTTCCATGGGGATTATGTTTCCCTGGAAATGGACAAGCTCAAAATTGCGGTCTCAAAGATGTCCATGCTTATCGAAAGGCAATTGAATTTTTTGCTGAACGATCAGCTCAACAAAATACTGCCGCCATTCGCCAACCTGGGAATACTGGGATTAAACCTGGGCATGCAAGGGGCACAATTTGTGGCCACATCGACCACAGCAGAGAACCAAACCCTAAGTTACCCCATGTACCTCCACAGTATCCCCAGCAACAAAGACAACCAGGATATTGTGAGCATGGGAGCCAATGCAGCCCTGATTACGCAGAAAGTGATCCAAAACACCTACGAAATAGCGGCGGTGTTATTTGGCACCATCATACAATCGATCGATTACCTGAATATACAGGACAAGATGTCGGCCTGCACCAGGAGTTTGTATGAAGACCTAAGAAAAACCATACCCGCTTTTGAAGACGACATCATCATGTACGAATTCACCCACAAGGTGGCTGAATTCCTTAAAGAACAGGACGTGGATGCATACCTTCCTGCATAG